The Ooceraea biroi isolate clonal line C1 chromosome 1, Obir_v5.4, whole genome shotgun sequence genome has a window encoding:
- the LOC105274956 gene encoding protein Malvolio isoform X1, which translates to MAKSYDVKPSGDATVTTVPHQRMHEAENNKPTENSKPTENTSLSPNNNQTYFADERVQVPETASTSFSFRKLWAFTGPGFLMSIAYLDPGNIESDLQSGVVARYKLLWVLLSATILGLVMQRLSARLGVVTGLHLAEMCYRQYKKIPRLILWVMIEIAIIGSDMQEVIGTAIALYLLSNKAIPIWGGVLITVVDTFTFLFLDKYGLRKLELFFGLLISIMAFTFGYEYVVSDPPQIEVIRGMFIPWYSGMNYDNKVLLQAVGIVGAVIMPHNLYLHSALVKSRDIDRRQPAKVKDANMYYFIEASIALFVSFIINVFVVAVFAHGLFQKTNNDVYEICAENNYTLGMETFAKNNETFNADLYKGGIFLGCSFGAAAMYIWAVGILAAGQSSTMTGTYAGQFAMEGFLNLQWARWKRVLFTRTIAIVPTFLVAFFADMNNLSSMNDILNAIMSLQLPFATLPTIAFTSSVQIMGDFRNGIMNKIVATALSVLVITINIYFVIQTVQEDLPHHWAIFLGMSVYAILYLIFCAYLAVHMAVSMGATSLGNHWFVSKYIGAPVDTTLGISNPAVYARTNPAFSIQENLSGSFTSVVPEY; encoded by the exons ATGGCCAAAAGTTACGACGTGAAGCCCAGCGGCGATGCCACGGTCACGACAGTGCCGCATCAACGTATGCACGAGGCGGAGAATAACAAGCCCACCGAGAATAGCAAACCCACCGAGAACACTTCCTTGTCTCCAAACAACAATCAAACCTACTTTGCCGATGAGAGGGTGCAAGTGCCAGAGACAGCAAGT ACGAGCTTCAGTTTCAGGAAATTATGGGCCTTCACCGGTCCTGGTTTCTTGATGTCCATAGCTTATCTGGATCCTGGGAACATCGAGTCGGATCTACAGTCCGGAGTGGTGGCAAGATACAAG TTATTATGGGTACTACTAAGCGCTACTATCCTAGGTCTCGTTATGCAAAGGCTCAGCGCCCGCCTCGGCGTAGTGACCGGTCTACATTTAGCGGAGATGTGTTACAgacaatacaaaaaaataccTAGACTTATTTTATGGGTAATGATCGAAATAGCAATTATTGGTAGCGATATGCAAGAAGTAATAGGAACGGCTATTGCCCTTTACCTCTTATCTAATAAAGC aattCCTATATGGGGTGGTGTACTTATCACTGTAGTTGACACgttcacatttttattcctAGACAAATACGGTTTGAGGAAACTGGAGCTCTTCTTTGGCTTGCTCATATCGATCATGGCTTTTACCTTCGGTTATGAG TACGTCGTTTCCGATCCTCCACAAATAGAAGTTATAAGGGGTATGTTCATTCCATGGTACAGTGGGATGAATTACGATAACAAAGTGCTGCTGCAAGCTGTAGGAATTGTCGGTGCGGTTATTATGCCGCATAATTTGTATCTTCATAGTGCCTTAGTCAAA TCAAGAGACATCGATCGAAGACAGCCGGCGAAAGTGAAAGATGCCAATATGTATTACTTCATCGAAGCCTCCATTGCGTTGTTCGTTTCATTCATCATCAATGTATTTGTCGTGGCTGTATTTGCTCACGGTCTCTTCCAGAAGACAAACAACGATGTT taCGAGATTTGCGCGGAGAATAATTACACCCTTGGCATGGAAACCTTCGCG AAGAACAACGAGACGTTCAACGCAGATCTGTACAAGGGAGGTATCTTCCTTGGCTGCTCTTTCGGCGCCGCTGCGATGTACATATGGGCCGTGGGAATTTTAGCTGCCGGCCAATCGTCCACGATGACGGGCACCTACGCCGGCCAGTTCGCTATGGAAGGCTTTCTGAATCTGCAGTGGGCCCGCTGGAAACGAGTCCTCTTCACTCGGACGATCGCCATAGTTCCTACATTCCTGGTGGCGTTCTTCGCCGACATGAACAACTTGAGCAGCATGAACGACATCCTGAACGCCATAATGAGCCTACAGTTACCATTCGCCACCTTGCCGACAATCGCGTTCACAAGCAGTGTTCAGATCATGGGTGATTTCCGTAACGGAAT AATGAACAAGATCGTGGCGACTGCTCTGTCGGTCCTAGTGAtaacgataaatatatatttcgtgaTACAAACCGTCCAAGAGGACCTGCCGCATCATTGGGCCATATTCTTAGGCATGTCCGTGTACGCAATCCTCTATCTCATCTTCTGCGCTTACCTGGCTGTCCATATGGCTGTGAGCATGGGTGCAACTTCCCTTGGCAATCATTGG TTTGTCAGCAAATACATCGGTGCGCCTGTGGACACTACGCTCGGTATATCAAATCCCGCCGTTTATGCCAG AACAAATCCAGCATTTAGCATTCAAGAAAACTTGAGTGGCAGTTTTACATCTGTGGTACCAGAATACTAA
- the LOC105274956 gene encoding protein Malvolio isoform X2, whose amino-acid sequence MAKSYDVKPSGDATVTTVPHQRMHEAENNKPTENSKPTENTSLSPNNNQTYFADERVQVPETASTSFSFRKLWAFTGPGFLMSIAYLDPGNIESDLQSGVVARYKLLWVLLSATILGLVMQRLSARLGVVTGLHLAEMCYRQYKKIPRLILWVMIEIAIIGSDMQEVIGTAIALYLLSNKAIPIWGGVLITVVDTFTFLFLDKYGLRKLELFFGLLISIMAFTFGYEYVVSDPPQIEVIRGMFIPWYSGMNYDNKVLLQAVGIVGAVIMPHNLYLHSALVKSRDIDRRQPAKVKDANMYYFIEASIALFVSFIINVFVVAVFAHGLFQKTNNDVYEICAENNYTLGMETFAKNNETFNADLYKGGIFLGCSFGAAAMYIWAVGILAAGQSSTMTGTYAGQFAMEGFLNLQWARWKRVLFTRTIAIVPTFLVAFFADMNNLSSMNDILNAIMSLQLPFATLPTIAFTSSVQIMGDFRNGIMNKIVATALSVLVITINIYFVIQTVQEDLPHHWAIFLGMSVYAILYLIFCAYLAVHMAVSMGATSLGNHWFVSKYIGAPVDTTLGISNPAVYASFHNTSETSLNA is encoded by the exons ATGGCCAAAAGTTACGACGTGAAGCCCAGCGGCGATGCCACGGTCACGACAGTGCCGCATCAACGTATGCACGAGGCGGAGAATAACAAGCCCACCGAGAATAGCAAACCCACCGAGAACACTTCCTTGTCTCCAAACAACAATCAAACCTACTTTGCCGATGAGAGGGTGCAAGTGCCAGAGACAGCAAGT ACGAGCTTCAGTTTCAGGAAATTATGGGCCTTCACCGGTCCTGGTTTCTTGATGTCCATAGCTTATCTGGATCCTGGGAACATCGAGTCGGATCTACAGTCCGGAGTGGTGGCAAGATACAAG TTATTATGGGTACTACTAAGCGCTACTATCCTAGGTCTCGTTATGCAAAGGCTCAGCGCCCGCCTCGGCGTAGTGACCGGTCTACATTTAGCGGAGATGTGTTACAgacaatacaaaaaaataccTAGACTTATTTTATGGGTAATGATCGAAATAGCAATTATTGGTAGCGATATGCAAGAAGTAATAGGAACGGCTATTGCCCTTTACCTCTTATCTAATAAAGC aattCCTATATGGGGTGGTGTACTTATCACTGTAGTTGACACgttcacatttttattcctAGACAAATACGGTTTGAGGAAACTGGAGCTCTTCTTTGGCTTGCTCATATCGATCATGGCTTTTACCTTCGGTTATGAG TACGTCGTTTCCGATCCTCCACAAATAGAAGTTATAAGGGGTATGTTCATTCCATGGTACAGTGGGATGAATTACGATAACAAAGTGCTGCTGCAAGCTGTAGGAATTGTCGGTGCGGTTATTATGCCGCATAATTTGTATCTTCATAGTGCCTTAGTCAAA TCAAGAGACATCGATCGAAGACAGCCGGCGAAAGTGAAAGATGCCAATATGTATTACTTCATCGAAGCCTCCATTGCGTTGTTCGTTTCATTCATCATCAATGTATTTGTCGTGGCTGTATTTGCTCACGGTCTCTTCCAGAAGACAAACAACGATGTT taCGAGATTTGCGCGGAGAATAATTACACCCTTGGCATGGAAACCTTCGCG AAGAACAACGAGACGTTCAACGCAGATCTGTACAAGGGAGGTATCTTCCTTGGCTGCTCTTTCGGCGCCGCTGCGATGTACATATGGGCCGTGGGAATTTTAGCTGCCGGCCAATCGTCCACGATGACGGGCACCTACGCCGGCCAGTTCGCTATGGAAGGCTTTCTGAATCTGCAGTGGGCCCGCTGGAAACGAGTCCTCTTCACTCGGACGATCGCCATAGTTCCTACATTCCTGGTGGCGTTCTTCGCCGACATGAACAACTTGAGCAGCATGAACGACATCCTGAACGCCATAATGAGCCTACAGTTACCATTCGCCACCTTGCCGACAATCGCGTTCACAAGCAGTGTTCAGATCATGGGTGATTTCCGTAACGGAAT AATGAACAAGATCGTGGCGACTGCTCTGTCGGTCCTAGTGAtaacgataaatatatatttcgtgaTACAAACCGTCCAAGAGGACCTGCCGCATCATTGGGCCATATTCTTAGGCATGTCCGTGTACGCAATCCTCTATCTCATCTTCTGCGCTTACCTGGCTGTCCATATGGCTGTGAGCATGGGTGCAACTTCCCTTGGCAATCATTGG TTTGTCAGCAAATACATCGGTGCGCCTGTGGACACTACGCTCGGTATATCAAATCCCGCCGTTTATGCCAG TTTCCACAATACGTCGGAAACGTCGTTAAACGCTTAG
- the LOC105274956 gene encoding protein Malvolio isoform X3 yields MGLHRSWFLDVHSLSGSWEHRVGSTVRSGGKIQGLVMQRLSARLGVVTGLHLAEMCYRQYKKIPRLILWVMIEIAIIGSDMQEVIGTAIALYLLSNKAIPIWGGVLITVVDTFTFLFLDKYGLRKLELFFGLLISIMAFTFGYEYVVSDPPQIEVIRGMFIPWYSGMNYDNKVLLQAVGIVGAVIMPHNLYLHSALVKSRDIDRRQPAKVKDANMYYFIEASIALFVSFIINVFVVAVFAHGLFQKTNNDVYEICAENNYTLGMETFAKNNETFNADLYKGGIFLGCSFGAAAMYIWAVGILAAGQSSTMTGTYAGQFAMEGFLNLQWARWKRVLFTRTIAIVPTFLVAFFADMNNLSSMNDILNAIMSLQLPFATLPTIAFTSSVQIMGDFRNGIMNKIVATALSVLVITINIYFVIQTVQEDLPHHWAIFLGMSVYAILYLIFCAYLAVHMAVSMGATSLGNHWFVSKYIGAPVDTTLGISNPAVYARTNPAFSIQENLSGSFTSVVPEY; encoded by the exons ATGGGCCTTCACCGGTCCTGGTTTCTTGATGTCCATAGCTTATCTGGATCCTGGGAACATCGAGTCGGATCTACAGTCCGGAGTGGTGGCAAGATACAAG GTCTCGTTATGCAAAGGCTCAGCGCCCGCCTCGGCGTAGTGACCGGTCTACATTTAGCGGAGATGTGTTACAgacaatacaaaaaaataccTAGACTTATTTTATGGGTAATGATCGAAATAGCAATTATTGGTAGCGATATGCAAGAAGTAATAGGAACGGCTATTGCCCTTTACCTCTTATCTAATAAAGC aattCCTATATGGGGTGGTGTACTTATCACTGTAGTTGACACgttcacatttttattcctAGACAAATACGGTTTGAGGAAACTGGAGCTCTTCTTTGGCTTGCTCATATCGATCATGGCTTTTACCTTCGGTTATGAG TACGTCGTTTCCGATCCTCCACAAATAGAAGTTATAAGGGGTATGTTCATTCCATGGTACAGTGGGATGAATTACGATAACAAAGTGCTGCTGCAAGCTGTAGGAATTGTCGGTGCGGTTATTATGCCGCATAATTTGTATCTTCATAGTGCCTTAGTCAAA TCAAGAGACATCGATCGAAGACAGCCGGCGAAAGTGAAAGATGCCAATATGTATTACTTCATCGAAGCCTCCATTGCGTTGTTCGTTTCATTCATCATCAATGTATTTGTCGTGGCTGTATTTGCTCACGGTCTCTTCCAGAAGACAAACAACGATGTT taCGAGATTTGCGCGGAGAATAATTACACCCTTGGCATGGAAACCTTCGCG AAGAACAACGAGACGTTCAACGCAGATCTGTACAAGGGAGGTATCTTCCTTGGCTGCTCTTTCGGCGCCGCTGCGATGTACATATGGGCCGTGGGAATTTTAGCTGCCGGCCAATCGTCCACGATGACGGGCACCTACGCCGGCCAGTTCGCTATGGAAGGCTTTCTGAATCTGCAGTGGGCCCGCTGGAAACGAGTCCTCTTCACTCGGACGATCGCCATAGTTCCTACATTCCTGGTGGCGTTCTTCGCCGACATGAACAACTTGAGCAGCATGAACGACATCCTGAACGCCATAATGAGCCTACAGTTACCATTCGCCACCTTGCCGACAATCGCGTTCACAAGCAGTGTTCAGATCATGGGTGATTTCCGTAACGGAAT AATGAACAAGATCGTGGCGACTGCTCTGTCGGTCCTAGTGAtaacgataaatatatatttcgtgaTACAAACCGTCCAAGAGGACCTGCCGCATCATTGGGCCATATTCTTAGGCATGTCCGTGTACGCAATCCTCTATCTCATCTTCTGCGCTTACCTGGCTGTCCATATGGCTGTGAGCATGGGTGCAACTTCCCTTGGCAATCATTGG TTTGTCAGCAAATACATCGGTGCGCCTGTGGACACTACGCTCGGTATATCAAATCCCGCCGTTTATGCCAG AACAAATCCAGCATTTAGCATTCAAGAAAACTTGAGTGGCAGTTTTACATCTGTGGTACCAGAATACTAA
- the LOC105274957 gene encoding prostatic acid phosphatase — protein MNTRVLLVFASVFAVTCSGTEDLDLGTIVFANILYRHGDRTPIKAYPNDPYNESSWPVPYGQLTNLGKHQHLLLGRWLRKRYSNFLSDTYTLYDIYVRSSDVDRTLMSAEANLAGLYPPVKNQVWDSLKWMPIPVHTVSEKEDYLLRQTKYCPRYDYELQKLLTSPEFLRINKENAKLYDYLTENSGMEISSLKNAEHLYDTLKIENSYNKTLPVWTRSVFPEKMKPLAILSFMTESYNKILKRLKCGPLLGEMIEHMVKKSQNKLDPDRKIWMYSGHDETIANLLMTLNVFDPHCPPYAALILVELRTNTKHQYFVTVSYKNSSAEETLLTLPGCASLCPLDEFINLTRSVVPENWENECLMGWDDITSNDVITLLTSSVLMLVLLVLLVIAFVYWRHKREHKQYYLRLDYNETM, from the exons ATGAACACGCGAGTGCTCCTAGTGTTCGCAAGTGTTTTCGCCGTCACTTGCTCCGGCACCGAAGATCTCGATTTGGGCACGATCGTCTTCGCGAATATT TTGTACAGGCATGGAGACAGGACTCCCATTAAGGCTTATCCGAATGATCCGTATAACGAATCTTCCTGGCCAGTTCCATATGGACAGTTGACAAAT CTGGGGAAGCATCAACACTTACTTCTCGGACGCTGGCTGAGGAAACGATACTCGAATTTCCTGAGCGACACTTACACGCTGTACGATATCTACGTTCGCAGCTCAGATGTGGATCGCACGTTGATGTCCGCCGAAGCAAATCTCGCTGGACTTTATCCACCGGTGAAGAACCAGGTCTGGGACAGCCTCAAGTGGATGCCGATTCCCGTGCACACTGTTTCAGAGAAGGAAGATTACTTGTTGAGACAGACGAAATATTGCCCGCGATACGACTACGAGCTGCAAAAGCTCCTGACGTCGCCGGAATTTCTACGCATAAATAAGGAGAACGCGAAGCTCTACGACTATTTAACTGAAAATTCTGGAATGGAAATATCATCATTAAAAAATGCTGAACATTTGTACGACACTTTGAAGATCGAG AATTCGTATAACAAAACTTTGCCGGTATGGACGAGGTCAGTGTTTCCAGAGAAGATGAAACCTCTCGCTATACTCAGTTTCATGACGGAGTCATATAACAAAATACTTAAACGATTAAAATGTG GTCCGCTGCTCGGAGAGATGATAGAGCACATGGTAAAGAAATcgcaaaataaattagatCCAGATCGGAAAATATGGATGTACAGTGGCCACGACGAGACAATAGCGAATCTGCTGATGACGTTGAATGTATTTGACCCTCACTGTCCACCCTACGCTGCTCTGATTCTCGTAGAATTAAGGACAAATACTAAACATCAGTATTTTGTAACg GTTTCTTACAAGAACAGTTCTGCTGAGGAGACGTTACTGACTTTACCAGGCTGTGCTTCGTTGTGTCCTTTAgatgaatttataaatttgacGAGGAGCGTTGTACCTGAGAACTGGGAGAACGAGTGCTTAATGGGCTGGGACGATATAACTTCCAATGATGTCATCA caTTGCTGACGTCGTCTGTATTAATGCTAGTTTTATTAGTCCTGCTGGTAATCGCCTTCGTGTATtggcgtcataaaagagaacaCAAACAGTATTATCTTCGCTTGGACTATAACGAAACCATGTAA
- the LOC105274959 gene encoding acyl-CoA-binding domain-containing protein 4, producing MTTEEKFNAAVNVIRNLPKNGAYQPSHDIMLRFYSYYKQATEGPCQQSKPAFWEVIRKAKWDAWTRLGNMSRTEAMNNYVEELKRIVETMSYTDNVATFLGSLDSFYESVPVEDLELLVGPVLERIRSQPGSPLSGSPLASRETSPHRVCNASRHITSSLETSPTSSRTASPLPQDTDGEEEEFIDTVESAPEKTQKDALKSTSASQKIQTTENNGIDRSSAENVTRENTELTNGYSNANGHVEAIPESHRERGRPRMKKDDGKDNAEFLNQIATTMQHLQRDLDRITARVRGLEGKALQALAPQTELTMRRPYGRWWPLQECSPRLFVLLILWPFVAHLLINFTRRYRQRRL from the exons GAGCGTACCAGCCTAGCCATGACATTATGCTGCGTTTCTATTCGTACTACAAACAAGCGACTGAGGGGCCCTGTCAACAGTCGAAACCGGCATTCTGGGAAGTGATCAGAAAAGCAAAGTGGGATGCGTGGACGCGTCTCGGTAACATGAGCCGTACCGAAGCTATGAACAATTACGTGGAGGAACTGAAAAGA ATCGTCGAAACTATGTCTTACACGGACAACGTGGCGACGTTCCTCGGCAGTCTGGACTCCTTTTACGAAAGCGTGCCGGTCGAGGATTTGGAATTACTCGTGGGACCAGTACTGGAGCGTATACGCTCCCAACCAGGTTCGCCATTGTCCGGTTCACCACTAG CATCCAGGGAGACATCACCGCACAGAGTTTGCAATGCTTCTCGGCATATAACGAGTAGTTTGGAGACCAGCCCGACCAGCAGTCGTACCGCGAGCCCGCTTCCACAGGACACTGATGGCGAAGAAGAGGAATTTATAGACACTGTTGAA TCCGCGCCGGAAAAAACGCAGAAAGACGCGCTTAAATCCACTAGCGCTTCCCAAAAGATACAAACCACGGAAAATAACGGAATCGATCGCTCGAGTGCGGAGAATGTTACACGAGAGAACACTGAATTGACCAATGGATACAGTAACGCTAACGGTCACGTGGAAGCGATACCTGAAAGCCACCGAGAGAGAGGTAGACCAAGAATGAAGAAGGACGATGGTAAAGACAATGCGGAATTTCTGAATCAGATCGCGACTACTATGCAACATCTGCAGAGAGATCTCGACCGAATAACGGCCAGAGTACGAGGCTTGGAGGGGAAAGCTTTGCAAGCGTTGGCGCCGCAAACA gAGCTGACCATGAGGCGCCCGTATGGCAGGTGGTGGCCGCTACAGGAATGCTCGCCGCGTTTGTTCGTCCTGCTAATTCTGTGGCCATTCGTTGCGCACCTGTTGATCAACTTTACGCGACGCTATCGCCAACGGAGACTGTGA